A single region of the Brachypodium distachyon strain Bd21 chromosome 3, Brachypodium_distachyon_v3.0, whole genome shotgun sequence genome encodes:
- the LOC100842251 gene encoding zinc-finger homeodomain protein 9 gives MEAVMDVKYRPVVFSNGGGASAAKKMRPAAAAAAAAVVGDDSGLSYRECLKNHAASLGGHAVDGCGEFMPSPAADPSNPGSLKCAACGCHRNFHRRLLEAPPPSPPPLLALPPVAPAPHYPQYPQRGEETPERRMPVAAAGDDDYSDDSEERSDYSEEDDDRPASPPLPAPGVAMPPAAPAGYLSATHMLLSLSTSGAPSAPAAMASRPPGPTVPAGLHPQPGPGGSSSSSARKRFRTKFSPEQKQQMQALSERLGWRLQKSDEAVVHERCREIGVGKGVFKVWMHNNKHNFVGGHSARRSASLSTAGAPQHYPSASPTPAPPPPSAPPVHADFNINGSAPAAAAAGDHHSAGFQRPATATASGGSGSPQSA, from the coding sequence atggaggcggTGATGGATGTGAAATACCGGCCGGTGGTGTTCtcgaacggcggcggcgcgtcggcGGCCAAGAAGATGAGGcctgcggctgctgcggcggcggcggctgtggtGGGGGACGACTCAGGGTTGTCGTACCGGGAGTGCCTCAAGAACCACGCCGCCAGCCTGGGCGGCCACGCCGTGGACGGCTGCGGCGAGTTCATGCCTTCGCCGGCGGCCGACCCTTCCAACCCCGGCTCGCTCAAGTGCGCAGCCTGCGGCTGCCACCGCAACTTCCACCGCCGGCTCCTCGAGGCGCCGCccccttccccgccgcctctcctcgcTCTTCCCccggtggcgccggcgccgcactACCCCCAGTACCCGCAGCGCGGCGAGGAGACGCCGGAGCGCAGGATGccggtggccgctgccggggacgACGACTACTCGGACGACTCAGAGGAGCGCTCGGATTActcggaggaagacgacgaccgCCCTGCCTCTCCCCCGTTGCCGGCACCGGGGGTAGCCATGCCACCGGCAGCACCGGCCGGGTACCTCTCGGCGACGCACATGCTCCTCTCGCTGAGCACCAGCGGGGCGCCATCAGccccggcggccatggcgtcgAGGCCCCCCGGGCCCACCGTCCCAGCTGGGCTGCATCCTCAGCCAGGCCCAGgcggctcgtcgtcgtcgtcagcgAGGAAGCGGTTCCGCACCAAGTTCAGCCcggagcagaagcagcagatGCAGGCGCTGTCGGAGCGGCTGGGGTGGCGGCTGCAGAAGTCGGACGAGGCGGTGGTCCACGAGCGATGCCGCGAGATCGGCGTCGGCAAGGGCGTCTTCAAGGTCTGGATGCACAACAACAAGCACAACTTCGTCGGCGGCCACAGCGCCCGCCGCAGCGCCTCActctccaccgccggcgctCCGCAGCACTACCCTTCCGCTTCCCCCacgcccgcgcctccgccgccatcggcgccgccCGTCCACGCTGACTTCAACATCAACggctccgcccccgccgccgccgcggcgggcgaCCACCACTCCGCCGGCTTCCAACGGCCGGCGACAgcgacggcgagcggcggctccggctcgCCGCAGTCGGCCTAA
- the LOC112271835 gene encoding uncharacterized protein LOC112271835: MNFEFRPQTQPQGAYGHQSSLSEPSWGSEQDHAQGEDYSAKHSWTFSTPPPDSTQEDTQYREDGSVIPPRNVLPPHRYLHRTMMYSSPWTMTCSFASTVQYSSPWKMKNSYPFCLA, from the exons atgaacttcgagtttcgtccacagacccagccacagg gagcctacgggcatcagtcgtcgttgtccgaaccctcgtggggtagtgagcaggatcacgctcaaggagaggactattctgCCAAACACAGCTGGACGTTcagtactccgccaccagactccacacaggaggatacacagtatcgtgaggatgggtccgtgattcctccgcgcaacgttctgccacctcatag atatcttcatcggacgatgatgtactcttccccttggacgatgacGTGCTCTTTCGCTTCGAcggtgcagtactcttccccttggaagatgaagaactcttacccgttttgcttggcatga
- the LOC100836478 gene encoding ATP-dependent 6-phosphofructokinase 5, chloroplastic, which translates to MAVALKTIGSFCNTQQQCLHSTRDRILYGYSHSNTKECKSKNAKRPAPLCVKATSTKVELDFSDPSWKQKFQEDWDERFNLPRITDIYDDLKPRPTTFSLKKKRTPRSDEDSTPMDMWNGYVNNDDRALLKVIKYSSPTSAGAECIDPDCSWVEQWVHRAGPRKEIYYEPEEVKAAIVTCGGLCPGLNDVIRQVVFTLETYGVKNIVGIPFGYRGFFEKGLKEMPLSRDLVENINLAGGSFLGVSRGGAKTSEIVDSIQARRIDMLFVLGGNGTHAGANAIHDECRKRKLKVSVVAVPKTIDNDIPLMDKTFGFDTAVEEAQRAINSAYIEARSAYHGIGLVKLMGRSSGFIAMHASLSSGQVDICLIPEVPFTLDGEYGVLQHLEHLLENKGFCVVCVAEAAGQELLQKSGATDASGNVILSDIGVHMQQKIKMHFKGIGVHADVKYIDPTYMVRACRANASDAILCTVLGQNAVHAAFAGFSGITSCICNTHYVYLPITEVITSPKRVNPNSRMWHRCLTSTGQPDFH; encoded by the exons ATGGCTGTTGCTTTAAAGACAATCGGTAGTTTTTGTAACACACAGCAGCAGTGTCTACATTCAACAAGAGATCGGATTTTGTACGGTTATTCCCATTCAAATACCAAAGAATGCAAAAGCAAGAATGCAAAAAGGCCTGCTCCACTGTGTGTTAAAGCTACTTCCACGAAAGTGGAACTGGATTTCAGCGATCCATCTTGGAAGCAGAAGTTTCAGGAAGACTGGGATGAGCGTTTTAATTTGCCACGTATTACAGATATATATGATGATTTGAAACCAAGGCCAACTACATTCTCACTCAAGAAAAAGAG GACCCCTAGAAGTGATGAAGATAGTACACCGATGGATATGTGGAATGGCTACGTGAACAATGATGACCGAGCACTTCTGAAG GTGATAAAGTATTCCTCACCTACTTCTGCTGGAGCAGAGTGCATTGATCCTGATTGTAGCTGGGTCGAGCAATG GGTGCATCGTGCAGGGCCTCGTAAGGAAATATACTATGAGCCAGAGGAAGTAAAAGCTGCTATAGTTACTTGTGGAGGTCTCTGCCCTGGATTGAATGATGTCATCAGACAG GTAGTATTCACCCTTGAGACCTATGGGGTTAAGAATATTGTTGGGATTCCATTTGGTTATCGTGGATTTTTCGaaaaaggcctaaaagaaatGCCT CTTTCACGTGATCTAGTGGAGAATATTAATCTTGCTGGTGGAAGTTTTCTAGGAGTCTCTCGTGGAGGAGCTAAAACTAGTGAGATTGTGGATAGTATACAG GCCAGAAGAATTGATATGCTTTTTGTACTTGGTGGAAATGGTACCCATGCAGGAGCAAATGCTATCCATGATGAG TGCCGTAAGAGAAAGCTCAAAGTTTCAGTTGTAGCAGTTCCAAAGACCATTGACAATGATATACCTTTGATGGATAAGACATTTGGTTTTGATACTGCGGTGGAAGAAGCTCAACGGGCCATTAACTCCGCCTATATAGAG GCACGTAGCGCATACCATGGTATCGGTTTGGTCAAATTAATGGGAAGAAGCAGCGGCTTCATTGCAATGCATGCTTCCCTTTCAAGTGGGCAGGTTGATATCTGCTTAATACCAGAG GTCCCGTTCACGCTAGATGGAGAATATGGTGTTTTACAGCACCTTGAGCATTTATTAGAAAACAAGGGCTTCTGTGTGGTTTGTGTTGCTGAAGCTGCAGGACAA GAATTATTGCAAAAATCAGGTGCAACTGATGCATCAGGAAATGTAATACTTAGTGACATTGGTGTTCACATGCAACAAAAG ATTAAGATGCATTTCAAGGGTATTGGTGTTCATGCTGATGTGAAATACATTGATCCAACATACATGGTCCGGGCATGTCGCGCCAATGCATCTGATGCAATTTTGTGCACTGTACTTGGACAAAATGCT GTCCATGCAGCCTTTGCTGGGTTCAGTGGCATCACTTCCTGCATTTGCAACACTCACTACGTCTACCTCCCCATTACAGAAGTCATCACATCACCTAAGCGTGTGAACCCTAATAGCAGGATGTGGCACCGTTGTCTCACGTCCACTGGCCAGCCGGACTTCCACTGA
- the LOC100841956 gene encoding probable arabinosyltransferase ARAD1, translating to MVVERKMQPSPPPEHRRVLRFVTFFALSLLAFSCWALVSSRINRAILIAADADETPLLAGDHGTPLIPAAVPASNNLRISDPAVRETPPLARGRGEGRGEGSSSSSCDADNAQLRVYMYDLPPEFHFGMLGWDAKKAAAAGAWPDVRDTGGVPHYPGGLNLQHSVAYWLTLDILSSTAPGFDGRPCVAVRVTNASQADVFFVPFFASLSYNRHSKLQGKEKMSRNRLLQAELVKYLARQEEWRRWGGKDHLVVPHHPNSMMQARKKLSAAMYVLSDFGRYPPDVANLKKDVVAPYKHVVRSLRDDESPTFDQRPVLAYFQGAIHRKDGGKVRQKLYQLLKDEKDVHFTYGSVRQNGIRRATKGMASSKFCLNIAGDTPSSNRLFDAIVSHCVPVMISDDIELPFEDVLDYSEFCVFVRASDAVRKGFLLRLLRGITRDEWNTMWERLKEVAHHFEYQYPSKPDDAVQMIWGAVARKMHSLKLQLHKSGRFQRTHSES from the exons ATGGTGGTGGAGAGAAAGATGCAGCCTTCGCCGCCACCGGAGCACAGGAGGGTGCTCCGCTTCGTCACCTTCTTCGCCCTCTCCCTCCTGGCCTTCTCCTGCTGGGCTCTCGTCAGCTCCCGGATCAACCGCGCCATACTCATcgccgccgatgccgacgAGACGCCATTGCTCGCCGGCGACCACGGCACGCCATTGATCCCGGCAGCCGTGCCTGCCAGTAATAATCTCAGGATCAGCGATCCGGCGGTCCGGGAGACGCCGCCGTTGGCAcgaggcagaggagaaggaaggggCGAgggatcatcatcatcatcgtgcGATGCGGACAACGCGCAGCTGAGGGTGTACATGTACGACCTGCCTCCGGAGTTCCACTTCGGGATGCTGGGATGGGACGCGAagaaggcggcagcggcaggggcGTGGCCGGACGTCCGTGACACCGGCGGCGTGCCGCACTACCCGGGCGGGCTGAACCTGCAGCACAGCGTGGCCTACTGGCTCACCCTCGACATACTCTCCTCCACTGCCCCCGGCTTCGACGGCAGGCCCTGCGTGGCCGTGAGGGTAACGAACGCGAGCCAGGCGGACGTCTTCTTCGTGCCCTTCTTCGCGTCGCTGAGCTACAACCGGCACTCGAAGCTGCaagggaaggagaagatgagCAGGAACAGGCTCCTGCAGGCGGAGCTGGTCAAGTACCTGGCCAGGCAGGAGGAGTGGCGGCGCTGGGGCGGCAAGGACCACCTCGTCGTCCCGCACCACCCAAACAGCATGATGCAGGCCAGGAAGAAGCTCAGCGCCGCCATGTACGTGCTCTCCGACTTCGGCAGGTACCCGCCGGACGTCGCAAACCTCAAGAAGGACGTCGTCGCTCCCTACAAGCATGTCGTCCGGTCTCTCCGGGACGACGAGTCGCCCACGTTCGACCAACGGCCCGTCCTCGCTTACTTCCAAGGAGCCATTCACAGGAAAGAT GGTGGAAAGGTTCGTCAGAAGCTGTACCAGCTGCTCAAGGACGAGAAGGACGTGCACTTCACCTACGGGAGCGTCCGGCAGAACGGGATCAGGCGCGCCACCAAAGGCATGGCGTCGTCCAAGTTCTGCCTCAACATCGCCGGGGACACCCCCTCGTCGAACCGCCTCTTCGACGCCATCGTCAGCCACTGCGTCCCCGTCATGATCAGCGACGACATCGAGCTCCCCTTCGAGGACGTCCTCGACTACTCGGAGTTCTGCGTGTTCGTGCGCGCCTCGGACGCCGTGAGGAAGGGCTTCCTGCTGCGCTTGCTCCGGGGAATTACCCGGGACGAGTGGAATACAATGTGGGAAAGGCTCAAGGAAGTTGCTCATCACTTTGAGTATCAGTACCCTTCGAAGCCAGATGATGCTGTCCAGATGATCTGGGGAGCAGTGGCTCGGAAGATGCACTCTCTGAAATTGCAGCTTCACAAGAGTGGTAGGTTTCAGAGAACACATTCAGAATCCTGA